Proteins encoded within one genomic window of Procambarus clarkii isolate CNS0578487 chromosome 31, FALCON_Pclarkii_2.0, whole genome shotgun sequence:
- the LOC123758654 gene encoding uncharacterized protein: MVRFARADGSKGSNKRILEEPTPWSEMIAQRTTKTEQDSNEGSPKKKKLELVDGKDAAEAKKLKTEIKKTVLTEDKAVKGKKKKKVKEIISSDPKKEFVINSQGQRVKVFKDGTERTWFDLPYEDNERMTRYDGMWVKQEMVEKLDLLKESLRVEGLDAVVVMRKMMQAKRKAHRQLRIELIYEQKNLLREEKQVKKEHVSESPIKIKKKKKKNVPLTESPTSEKDRKNKKKVTLTESPIENNKKDKENTQNVALAESPIKTSKKDKKKVGVTEEESMKDDTHAVFDNEETMSEGDNFKGNNHLEFEQEGDSFKEDNLKGTDTLVFDCKENCIEGDNFKGSNQIVFEQENEKFHGDTFKGSNHLVFEHEEENLHRDTLKGNRCQIFDREENNFVGRNVNDNTHTVLDFEESDLMTQYEGYWVKREAVERLEAAKTEKLRSIREARVDGNDSEELTSAEQILFQRVMKKEKRFENKKLLREMAKLTGKRHLMTFGTYGQKSNAKKQSNATSADNEVVRFEGFWVKKESADRLNKLRDRLTSEGVSNEELKIIMQKERRKEERLLKNERKLVCLKCRQPGHMVSACPEASEQTGEGQITICYKCGSTEHTSRDCSLKPKGSEYSHATCYICGDVGHISRECPDNPRGLYPNGGACRGCGSVEHLVKDCPDLQKEQEKSTIKLSRIDGSAVEALDIEEADDPHVNAEVSPLKTNKVKVIQF; the protein is encoded by the exons ATGGTTCGCTTTGCACGGGCTGATGGGTCGAAGGGCTCGAATAAACGCATATTGGAAGAGCCAACACCGTGGTCAGAAATGATTGCACAGAGGACAACCAAGACTGAACAAGATAGTAATGAAGGGTCACCCAAGAAAAAGAAACTTGAGCTTGTAGATGGAAAAGATGCTGCTGAAGCAAAGAAATTAAAAACTGAGATAAAGAAAACAGTATTGACTGAAGATAAAGCTGTAAAAGGCAAGAAAAAGAAGAAAGTAAAAGAAATTAtatcttcagaccccaaaaaggagTTTGTTATAAATTCTCAGGGTCAGCGGGTCAAGGTTTTTAAGGATGGAACAGAGAGGACGTGGTTTGACCTTCCATATGAAGACAATGAAAGAATGACTAGATATGATGGCATGTGGGTCAAACAGGAGATGGTGGAAAAACTTGATCTCCTAAAAGAAAGCCTTCGAGTAGAAGGTCTTGATGCAGTAGTG GTGAtgagaaaaatgatgcaagccAAAAGGAAGGCCCACAGACAACTGAGGATTGAACTGATATATGAGCAAAAGAACCTATTAAGAGAAGAGAAACAAGTGAAAAAGGAGCATGTCTCTGAAAGTCCAATAAAAattaagaaaaagaaaaagaaaaacgtTCCTTTGACTGAAAGTCCGACAAGTGAAAAAGACAGGAAAAATAAGAAAAAGGTAACCTTAACTGAAAGTCCAATAGAAAATAACAAGAAAGAcaaagaaaatacacaaaatgTCGCATTAGCAGAAAGTCCAATAAAAACTAGCAAGAAAGATAAGAAAAAGGTCGGTGTGACTGAGGAAGAAAGTATGAAAGATGATACACATGCAGTGTTTGACAATGAAGAAACTATGTCCGAGGGAGACAATTTTAAGGGTAATAACCATCTAGAATTTGAACAGGAAGGGGATAGTTTTAAAGAAGATAATTTGAAAGGTACTGACACTCTAGTATTCGACTGTAAAGAAAATTGCATTGAGGGAGACAATTTTAAAGGCAGTAATCAAATAGTATTTGAACAGGAAAACGAGAAATTTCACGGAGACACTTTTAAAGGCAGTAATCATCTAGTATTTGAACATGAAGAGGAGAACTTGCACAGAGACACTCTTAAAGGCAATAGATGTCAAATATTTGACCGTGAAGAGAATAACTTTGTAGGCAGAAATGTTAATGATAATACACACACTGTATTGGACTTCGAAGAGAGTGACTTGATGACTCAGTATGAAGGCTACTGGGTGAAGCGTGAAGCAGTTGAGAGGCTCGAGGCTGCAAAAACAGAGAAGTTGAGGAGCATACGTGAGGCAAGAGTCGATGGCAACGATTCAGAAGAACTAACATCAGCTGAACAAATACTATTCCAGCGAGTCATGAAGAAAGAGAAACGATTTGAGAATAAAAAATTACTGAGAGAAATGGCAAAATTAACAGGAAAAAGACACCTAATGACTTTTGGCACATATGGACAAAAAAGTAATGCTAAGAAACAAAGCAATGCCACATCTGCAGACAATGAAGTAGTTAGATTTGAAGGTTTCTGGGTCAAGAAGGAGTCTGCAGATAGACTAAATAAGCTAAGGG ATCGGCTTACATCAGAAGGAGTTTCTAATGAAGAATTAAAAATTATAATGCAAAAGGAACGCCGTAAAGAGGAGCGCCTATTAAAAAACGAAAGGAAATTAGTTTGCTTAAAGTGTCGCCAGCCAGGTCATATGGTGTCAGCTTGTCCTGAAGCATCGGAGCAGACTGGTGAAGGACAAATAACTATTTGTTATAAA TGTGGCTCAACTGAGCATACCTCTCGTGACTGCTCTCTCAAACCAAAAGGTTCAGAGTACTCCCATGCAACCTGCTACATCTGTGGGGACGTTGGACACATATCCCGAGAGTGTCCCGACAACCCCAGAGGTCTTTACCCTAATGGCGGGGCCTGTAGAGGTTGCGGATCCGTAGAACACTTGGTGAAGGATTGTCCTGATTTGCAG AAGGAACAAGAAAAGTCAACCATAAAGTTGAGTCGAATAGATGGAAGTGCTGTGGAAGCTTTAGATATTGAAGAAGCCGATGATCCTCATGTGAATGCTGAGGTGTCGCCTCTCAAAACAAACAAAGTTAAAGTTATACAGTTTTAA
- the wbl gene encoding endoplasmic reticulum resident protein 29, translated as MAQHTCNTLLWLVALALVMHLAGAMNAKGCTPLDSWTFDKIIPKFHAAVVKFDIAYPYGKKHEEYTKLSAAGRGSPELLVAEVGVKDYGDMENMDLAERFGVVKDDFPKVKLFVSGKDDPIDFDGEFNSEELKKFIRRHSEVYIGLEGCLEAFDRIVDRFMITENLSDKKALLRKAEDEWDKFKSPSDQQIAETYVKIMRKVLERGGDFIAHEKTRVEGLMNGRITKEKKEEMQGRLNILKSFARDEL; from the exons ATGGCCCAGCACACCTGCAACACCCTGCTGTGGCTGGTGGCCCTGGCACTAGTGATGCATCTGGCTGGGGCCATGAATGCTAAGGGCTGTACGcccctagactcgtggaccttcgATAAG ATTATTCCCAAGTTCCATGCTGCTGTTGTGAAGTTTGACATAGCCTATCCTTATGGCAAGAAACATGAGGAATATACCAAACTGTCAGCAGCAGGAAGGGGCTCACCAGAGCTCCTCGTAGCAGAAGTTGGTGTCAAGGATTATGGTGACATGGAAAACATGGATCTTGCTGAAAGATTTGGAGTGGTAAAGGATGATTTTCCTAAGGTAAAACTTTTTGTAAGTGGTAAAGATGACCCCATAGACTTTGATGGGGAGTTTAATAGTGAAGAGTTGAAGAAATTTATTCGTCGCCACTCGGAAGTTTACATTGGTCTAGAAGGGTGCCTTGAAGCCTTCGATCGTATTGTGGATCGTTTTATGATCACTGAAAATCTGAGCGATAAAAAGGCACTTCTCAGAAAGGCTGAGGATGAATGGGACAAGTTTAAAAGCCCATCAGATCAACAGATTGCAGAAACTTATGTGAAGATTATGAGGAAGGTCCTCGAAAGAGGCGGTGACTTTATTGCTCATGAAAAAACTAGAGTAGAAGGTCTGATGAATGGACGAATTacaaaagagaagaaagaagagatgcAAGGACGGCTAAATATACTTAAATCTTTTGCTCGTGATGAATTGTGA